One genomic window of Quercus robur chromosome 6, dhQueRobu3.1, whole genome shotgun sequence includes the following:
- the LOC126690068 gene encoding uncharacterized protein LOC126690068 — translation MLSLNIKEEEYWEACQHALKNPYEARTDDEKNEGGEAPSDDDEGSGSKDDNCGDSNSDDGGDSDGRDNSNDDSDSERSNSEDYDSQDNGNDRSEPPSDREDEDAGAFYEDDSYDDVD, via the coding sequence ATGCTATCTTTAAACATAAAAGAGGAAGAATACTGGGAGGCTTGCCAACATGCATTGAAGAACccatatgaagcaagaacagaTGATGAAAAGAATGAAGGGGGAGAAGCccctagtgatgatgatgaaggtAGTGGCAGCAAAGATGATAATTGTGGTGATAGCAACAGTGATGATGGTGGAGACAGTGACGGTAGAGACAATAGCAATGATGATAGTGATAGTGAAAGAAGTAATAGTGAAGACTATGATAGCCAAGATAATGGTAATGATAGGAGTGAACCCCCTAGTGATAGAGAGGACGAAGATGCGGGAGCCTTCTATGAAGATGATTCTTATGACGATGTGGACTAA